The following is a genomic window from Neodiprion virginianus isolate iyNeoVirg1 chromosome 1, iyNeoVirg1.1, whole genome shotgun sequence.
tttaattaaaatcataCGTTGATGGGGTGAAATCGATATAATACCTGACAGTTATATGTTCTTCTGGAATTTGTAGAAATCATTACTTTTCTCCGCGTTTCTGTCAACAAAAAATCTATGAACTTCATAGGTCAACGTATCATCTAGCAGATATAATGAAGTGACATAGTTAAACGGAGAAAAGCAGAAACGGAAAAAGAACTACAGTATATATACTAATCTACAGCAACGAACTTACCGACGTAGAAACTTTAATGCCGAGAGTTTATATTCTTACAAGGTATATCTCGCGAGCAGTTACAAGtaatgactaaaaattttgtttggcTAGAGAGAAAAGTAAGTAATACTTCTCGCCGTGTAAACGAGTTGCACGTTACAGAGCGTAATGACTGACGATGACGTTAGTAACTTTATACATTGACTAATACCTGTACttcatatttaaaatataatataatttatactctCTGTAATCTCTCTAATCTGGTTATACTAATTTAATCCGTGCAATAGTTCTACCGACTAACAATCCTCGGATTTCATTGGCCGTTTTATGTTTCCAGGGGTTCTCTGGATTACGCGTAAAGCTACTATCAACCACTCTATCATCGACATCACAAGTTCCTTAGATTACTCGAGCTCCGAGCTTCTCGTACGGAGGTACAAAACTTGGGACCTGATACATCTTGTCAAGTTTTAACTCCTTCGTCGTTCAAACTAACGACTGAAAGAAGCTTATATTCAGAGTTTGGCCTTTTGCCTCCTAAGATCATTCGGTATAAGAGTGGTCATGAGACATCCGAAGCCTAACGTAACGCACAGACCAATATTCGCCCAAAATATACCCCAGATTGTGAAGAGATGGGAGTAAAGCAACGTGAATAAGATCCCGAGCACTTGAGTCGCAGCGTTCAAAAGTCCCGCCGACGTACCTTCCGGTTCCGGGTACGTTAATTCCGTCGCGAACTCGAAACCCACTGGCAAGTAGCCGGTCATGAAGAATCtaaaatgattttaaatatTCCGGGTTAATGTGACGCGTGTATAAAGCtgtgttaaaaattatcaagtaagaaattaaaacataaTCCAACTTTTTCTGTACACAAAATGATACTTCGCTGTATGattgttgtatttttatcTTACCCCAAGCTGGCTGAAGTGAGATACACGACGTATATGTGACCGGAATCCAATGTGAATGTGAAGAGCATCATTCCCAGGAACGAGAATATGTACACACAGAGTGTCGTTTCTCTGTAACGATTTATAGGGCTTGTAATGATTGGGTACGTAGAGGAATTTAATGACAAGACGAGCATACCGAACGATTAATAGACTCACTTGAATCTGTGCGTTTTGTCCAGGACTACGCCGCACAAAACTGATCCCAACATGCCGGCAAGAACGATAACGAGACCAATTCTTCCCGCGTCTGTTTCATGGCcctgcaatgaaaaaaatttgatagatTGAAATCAGGTAGGTACAACATGTATACCTATCTGAAGTTCTGAATGTTACGTGGTGTTTTAGCTGTTACGAGGTCGGTTCTATTAGTCGTTTGATTACTTACTGGGTAATATGGAAGTATTATTTGACTCAGAAGAGTGCTCAGGGCGTAGAAAATGCCGACGTTTATCGCGTAACTGAGGAGAAGCAGGAGGTATCCCTTGTTGAGCAGCAGAGTTTTCACAGAAAATAGGAAATTTTCCGAAGTCTCAGCCTCCCTTTGTACAGCTTGAGCGGAGCTGGGCGGTAAGGGGGGTTCAGCCTTGAAGACTGTTGGAGaaaagacatttttttatataatatgaaACTTGCGTCTCAAGTACTTAGCGTAATTTCGTGTGTCCGCCTCGGGATGGTTAAAAAAGTGCCCAAGATTGAACATCACGCAAACAAGCGGTGCTCAGCAGCGAGCAGCGTTCGATTATTgtacgaggaaaaaattgattttttacttaCACAACAGGATAAGGACCAGGATAACCGATGTTATCGCAGCTACGATGTAGAACATAGTTTGTAGACCATCTCCAATGACCGTCACGTCTTCGCTGTTTTTGACTAACATCGGCGGAAACAAGAAGCCCACGGCCACGCCAAGCTAAAAAACCGAGgtaggaaattatttttttattttacattttgaatgttcgatatttttattaacgtaTTGGTATAGCATTTTGTTTCAGGTTCAACTGGACAATGGATGGTCGATGTGCGTCGTCCGGATATCATCCCCCCGTTCTGTATCTTGGATTACGACGGTTTCGAGCGAATGGTGGATTCATGGCAGTTTCGCGTATCAGGTATATTGTAAGTGAAAGCGAGGATGTTTCATCTTTAATAAACACAcaacgaataatttttcaattgtccGTAGAAATTGGTTATGCAAATTGTTGCGACAATCCGACGTTTCAACAAACCAAATAACCCAATATCAAGGATAATTGGCTCTTCCTGGACACGAAGGCTGATAAATGACTGACGCGGtctaattttttccccttcggCGTGTTACgggtttttaaaatttctctgTCAACATACATTCGCCAGTGGATAGAAAGGCCTAATTGTCAAGGCAAAAAAGCTGTCCCCGCATTATCCAAAtagtataatattaaattagtaagaataaaattaaccaACCGAAGACCATTTGAGATCATTATGTCCTCCGGTAAGTACACAT
Proteins encoded in this region:
- the LOC124305967 gene encoding feline leukemia virus subgroup C receptor-related protein 1 isoform X3, whose product is MSKTSVDYFKSAESGVQLTEGVIRNPQKYTALGLLGPPETKLYKKRWAILGIFVFYSASNAMQWIQYSIIANIVMKYYDVTDEAVNWTSLIYMVLYIPFIFPASYLLDKLLGVAVGFLFPPMLVKNSEDVTVIGDGLQTMFYIVAAITSVILVLILLFFKAEPPLPPSSAQAVQREAETSENFLFSVKTLLLNKGYLLLLLSYAINVGIFYALSTLLSQIILPYYPGHETDAGRIGLVIVLAGMLGSVLCGVVLDKTHRFKETTLCVYIFSFLGMMLFTFTLDSGHIYVVYLTSASLGFFMTGYLPVGFEFATELTYPEPEGTSAGLLNAATQVLGILFTLLYSHLFTIWGIFWANIGLCVTLGFGCLMTTLIPNDLRRQKAKL
- the LOC124305967 gene encoding uncharacterized MFS-type transporter C09D4.1 isoform X2 codes for the protein MSKTSVDYFKSAESGVQLTEPPETKLYKKRWAILGIFVFYSASNAMQWIQYSIIANIVMKYYDVTDEAVNWTSLIYMVLYIPFIFPASYLLDKLGLRVAVIIGAIGTATGAWIKVFSVAPDRFLVTFLGHSVVALSQVFVLSVPSRLAAVWFDPDQVSSACSIGVFGNQLGVAVGFLFPPMLVKNSEDVTVIGDGLQTMFYIVAAITSVILVLILLFFKAEPPLPPSSAQAVQREAETSENFLFSVKTLLLNKGYLLLLLSYAINVGIFYALSTLLSQIILPYYPGHETDAGRIGLVIVLAGMLGSVLCGVVLDKTHRFKETTLCVYIFSFLGMMLFTFTLDSGHIYVVYLTSASLGFFMTGYLPVGFEFATELTYPEPEGTSAGLLNAATQVLGILFTLLYSHLFTIWGIFWANIGLCVTLGFGCLMTTLIPNDLRRQKAKL
- the LOC124305967 gene encoding uncharacterized MFS-type transporter C09D4.1 isoform X1 gives rise to the protein MSKTSVDYFKSAESGVQLTEGVIRNPQKYTALGLLGPPETKLYKKRWAILGIFVFYSASNAMQWIQYSIIANIVMKYYDVTDEAVNWTSLIYMVLYIPFIFPASYLLDKLGLRVAVIIGAIGTATGAWIKVFSVAPDRFLVTFLGHSVVALSQVFVLSVPSRLAAVWFDPDQVSSACSIGVFGNQLGVAVGFLFPPMLVKNSEDVTVIGDGLQTMFYIVAAITSVILVLILLFFKAEPPLPPSSAQAVQREAETSENFLFSVKTLLLNKGYLLLLLSYAINVGIFYALSTLLSQIILPYYPGHETDAGRIGLVIVLAGMLGSVLCGVVLDKTHRFKETTLCVYIFSFLGMMLFTFTLDSGHIYVVYLTSASLGFFMTGYLPVGFEFATELTYPEPEGTSAGLLNAATQVLGILFTLLYSHLFTIWGIFWANIGLCVTLGFGCLMTTLIPNDLRRQKAKL